The Acidobacteriaceae bacterium nucleotide sequence CGAATGCTCTTCGCGTTGGTGTGCGAAGTGCAGCTCGTACCGGTGTAGATGTTGACCGTAGCCGTTGCCGAAGAAGCTGCAGAGACCGAAGGATTGCTGCCGATGGCATAGCAAACTCCGCTCGGCACCGAGCCCGTGACCGTCAACCCAACCGTTCCGGCGTAGGTGCTTACAGAGGTAACGTTGACCGTCGAAGCCGCTTGCGTGTTGGAGCCCAGCGTGACGTTGGTCGCGCTAAGGGTGAAGGCAGACGCTGTGGAAACGACGTTCGTGCTGATGGAGGAGCTGGACGAGCCGAAGGCTGCGTCTCCCGAATAGGTGGCCATAATGGTGTGTGTTCCTGCGGTGAGAGTGCTGAGGGATGCAGCAGCCGATCCGTTCACAACAGCCGCAGCAGCGCCTACAGCGGTGCCATCGACAGAGAACTGAACCGTGCCGGTTGCCGTAGCGGCGAGAACTGCCGTCGCGGTGACCTTGCTGGCAGTAGTCGGGGCGGTGGGATTGATGCTGAGCGCAATCGTGCTTGCGCTGCCGTCCGATACCGTAAAGGCAAGGTATCCGCTGGAGGCTGCGAGCGAGGTATTGCCAGCGAACGTGCTGAGGATAATGTGCTTGCCTGCAGCGAGCTGCCCGAGCGCAACCGTCGCTACACCGTTGGTGATGGTGGTGGGAGTGCTGAGGGCCGTGCCGTCTACGGTGAACTGCACCGTGCCGCTGACTGCGCTCGCCGTTGTTGCGTTAACGGTCGCGCTGACCGAAACGTTGGTTGTGGTGTTCGGGTTCGCAGAGAGCAGCGTGACGATGGTGTTGCTCGCCGCCGGTGCCTGCACCGTGATTGCCGCCGCGCCAGTGGAGGCCGCGATGCCGGTCGTGCCGCTGTAGACGGCGGTGACGTTATGAACACCAGCGACCAGGGTGAGTCCCGCCGAGGTTGCCGTGCCGTTGGCGATGGTGACCGGCGTTCCGCTCACAGTTCCATCGACGTAGAACTGCACCGTACCCGCAATAGCCGTGGAGGTCGAGGCCACGGTTGCAGTGAAGGTGACGCTCTGCGTCGGGTACGGGCTGGCGATGGACGCAGTGATCGTCGTGGTGGAGATGACGGGCTGGCTACCTGTGCCGTACTTCGGCAAAGCGGTTGCCAGCACGTAGGCATCGATGGAACCGAGGCCAGTGGCGAGGTCATAGCCTGTGGTGGCGCTATAGCCAATGCTCGTGGTGCCTGCCGGGCAATTGGTGCTACCGGAAGTGCAGGGGCTGTTGTTGTTGCCTACCGTGATGTCGTGGAAGGCCGAAGGCGTCGTGCCGTACAGCGGGTACAGCGTGGTGTTGAAGTTGCCCTGGCCTGCCGCACCGGTGGCCTGGTTATAAATGGTGAGGATGCCTGCAAAGATCGGCGCTGCAAACGAAGTGCCGCCTGCATAGTATGTGGAACCCGCAGCGCAGGAAGTCGACGCGCTGTACGCGCTGGTGCAGTAGAAGTACGGATCATGCGCGCTGGCCGAGTCCAGCGAGATGTCCGGTGTGTCGCGCTTGCCATCGGCAGGAACACCTGTCGCCACCTGCCATGAGGGCTTGGTGTAGACGGTGCTTGCACCACCGCCACCAGCGGCGAGCCCGCCGGAGGCCACGGTATCGTTCCACACCATTTCGGGGATGTACGAGAGTGCTGAACCGTAGGCCGAGTTATTGGTGCTGTTCCAGTAGGTTGCAGAGCCTTCATTGAACTCCGTTCCACCAATGGCGGTTACGTAGGACGAAGCGCCCGGGAACTGGAGCTCCAGACCTTTCGTAGCTGATGTGTTCGAGGAGGCATCGCAGCCCGTTGCGCCGGAGTCTCCGGAGGCAACAACGATCGTCTGTCCCTGTGCATTGGCCTGCTGGTACAGCGTGTCGTAGCTGGCGCGCGTTGTGGTGGAAAGGCTGGTCTCGCAGGTGCCATAGCTCACACTGATGACCGGTGCGAGGTCGTTGACGATGGCATACTGGATCGCCGTGAAGACGTTCGAACTCGTGCCGGTGTATACGAAGTTAATCGTTGCGTCCTTCGCGATGGCGCCTGAGTATTCGATGTCTAGATCAGACTCGCCTTCATCACCCGAGATGAAGGTAGCGGTACCTGTGCTCGGCACGAGCGTCAACTGCAGATTCGTATTGCCGCCGAAGAGCTTGCGGAAGTCGCTGATATCGCTGGCGACGACCTCGCTCTGGCCGACGACCACGATGGTTTGCCCTGCACCGGTGTAGCCAGCGGTGTAGAGCGGAGCGACGTTATAGATGGTGCGAACATCGTCCGGCGTCATGTAGTGATTGCCCGAACCAGCAGTGTAGTTGGGCGACATCTGCGTGCTTTTCGGTGTCGTCGAGCCACCATACTTGATGTGATTGCCGTGCGGACGCAGCGAGTTCAGACCGTTGACATCGCTGACCACACCGTTCAACGCTGCAGGCAGCGAGATCTCGGTGGAGTTTGCGAAGTAGGTGGTGTCGGCGGTGGTGTACTGGTGCAGCTGGGTGTTAAAGGCCGCTTCCACCTGCGACGACGTGCCGGAGAACTGCACGCGCATCGGACTTGCCTCTACGATCGAGAAGCCCTGCGACTGCAGCCACGCCGTGACACGTGCGAGGTCCGCATCGGAGATGCCGAAGCGTTCGTTGAACTGCGTAGGCGTCAACCACTGGTGGTACTGAGCTGACTTCGGATCATGCTGGCTGAGGAGCAGTTGATCGAGATCAGCCTGCTGCGTGGAGGAGAGCGAGAACTGCAGCATGAGCGAGGTAAGTTGCGTGCTGCCGGGCAGGCGTCCTGCGTCGGCTGCGCCCGCGAGCATGCGCGCGGTGCTGCCGCTCAGGGGCAATTTCGTGGTGCTATTGATGGCTGCGACACGCGAGGGGCGGGCCGTTTGCGCCTGGCTGCCAGCCACGGCGCTGAAGAAGATCAGCGCGCTGGCGGCGGTCGTCCGAAGCAGGCGACGTACGTTGTATGGAGTCGACATAGAGGTCCTCATCAAGCGTTAGGCAGTGCCTGCACCGCAGGCACTGGCATGAAGATCGGTACGCGGTTTACTGCACCGTCATCGTGATCGTGGTCGTCGCTGTTTGTGTGCCAGCGGTGGCCGTCACCGTTACGGTGCTGGAGCCAGTAGGCGTTCCATAGGTTGTGGTCTTCGCGGGGGAGTCCGAGCATCCGCTGAGTCCGAAGCCCATACCGAGCAGCAGCACCGCCAGAGCAGAGCTACGTACGAGCATTGAGCGGCGACGGAACGCCAGCAGGATTGCAAGCGTTCCCGGGAAGGCGAAGGCCAGCATCAGACCGTTGCTCTGCGTTTTCACGAGAGCGAGGCTGCGTTGCGTTGTGATCGACAGCGGAAGCGTGTTCGAACCAACACTGCCGGCGACCGTTCCCGGTGTGCAGACCGACCCTGCAGGCAAGCCTGCGCAGGTGATGGTGAACGCGCTGCTGGTGAAGTTCGACAGCGCCAGCATCGCGTTGGCCGACTGACCTGCAGTCAGCGTGAACGAGGAAGGCGTGCCCACGACCGTCGGAGTAGCTGCGGTGACCGTCAGCGTGAGCGGGAAGCTGAACGTTGCAGGCGATGTTTCGCTGTCTCCGACAGTCACCGTGAAGCTATAGGTTCCAGCGAGCGTAGGTGTGCCGGAGATCGCGCCGTTGGAGGAGTTCACCGTGAGGCCCGGAGGCAGAGCACCCGCCGAAACCGACCAGGTGAGCGGGCTCAGGCCATTGCTGGTGGTGAACGATGCGCTATAGGCCGAGCCTACGGTAGCGTTCGACAGCGTGGGTGCGGTTGCGGTCATTGCAGGGACAGTCAGCGTAGCGAAGCCGGACTCTGTACCGCCGCAGGTGAGCGCGTAGGTGAAGGTGCCGGACTGCGTCGGAACGATCGTCGACTGGCCCTGCCACAGCGTGCCGGCAACGACGCCCGTCTGCACACCGGTCCAGGTACCACCACCGACGGCGTTGTTCTGCACGAATGCGGCGCACATACGCATGGTGTCGGAGAAGGCGTTCGTCACCGTCCAGTTGAGGGTCGCCGAGCCGCCGAGCGTTACGGTGCTTGCCGAAAGAGCAAGCTGAACAGGCGCTGCAACCGAAGGCGTCAGCACCGCCTTATAAATCAGGCCCACGCCGTTGGCGCCACCGCCGGCGACACCGTAGAGGTTGCCGTCTGCACCGAAGATCGGAGCAGCGAGCGGGTCCGTTCCATCGGTTGCCGAGGTCGTCATCGTTTTCAGGATCGTCTTGGTTCCGGTCGGCGTGATCTGGTAGACCGTCGAGGGCGATTCCGTCGTTGTGCCGTAGAAGTTGCCGTCCGTGCCCAGCGTCAACTGACCTTCCGGGCGTCCGCTATCGCCGTTTGCGCCGGTGAAGAGATGCAGCACAGTCAGCGTGCCGTCCTTGGCCACCTTGTAGACACTGCCCTGGCCCGTTTCGTCGTCGCCATTCAGAAAGAGGCCGTAGTTGTGGTTCGCACCATAGAAGCTGCCATCCGGTCCTTCGACGAGCGCACCATCGGATCCGCCACCATCTACCGTCAGAAAGTGGTGGAGGGTTGTGAAGGTCTGACCGTCGGCCGTCATGGAGAAGACAGAACCGTTGAAGTAGTTCGTGTCGCCGGTTTCGTTCGTGTTGGTGGTGCCATAGAAAAGGCCGTCATCACCTTGAATCATGCCGACATACGGATTGCTTTCGTCAGCGTTCATGCCGGTAAAGGTGTGCAGCGTGGTGAAGTTGCCGTCCTTTGTCATCTTGAAGACGGTGCCAAAGCTCAGGCTGCCGCCGCCGGAGGCCGTGCCATAGAGAGCGCCGTCGGTTCCTTCCACCAGCGTGGCAAAGACGCCCGAGCCGTCGGTCGCCTTGGTGAAGCTATGCAACACGGTGTAGACGCCGCTTGGGGTCAGCTTGAAGATCACGCCGCCCGCAGGATTGCCACCGAGATAAGTTGTGCCGTAGAAGTTGCCGTCCGTACCCTGGATCAGACTGTCTTCCGGGTAGTAGCCGCTCGCGCCATTCGAGAACGAATAGACAGGAGTGAACACGCCGGCCGTAGTGATCTTGAAGATCACGCCATACCCGCCGGTGCCAGCCCGCCAGGACATACCCCAGAGATTGCCGTCGGCTGCCTGGATCAGGTGGCCGTAAAGGCTTTGGCCGTCGGTGGCCGAGTTCAGGCTGTAGAGCGCTGAGTATTGGGCCGTGGTCTGCCCGAAGGCAAGGCTGGCTGACAGGGTGGTCAGCACAAACAGAGCGATGAAGCGGTAGAGGCGTCTCAAGAGCTGTCTCCTCAAAGCAGGAAGATGGGGCCAAGACATCTGGCAGGTACACGGGATCCGTCGCCTGCGAAGCAGCAAATCGTTCGCAGCGGAGCCAGTTGGAAAGAAAGACCCTCCGCGAAGCTCGACCTGGTGCGGAGGGTTTTGGAGGCAGTGGATCGTGATATCGCTGACTATGAAAGCTCTTGAGCGCCGTAGCAAGACTCATTTTTGAATGATCTTTTTACCTGGATGCCTCAGGCTATCTCTTTTCATATGAATGAAATATATGACGGGGCGATGAACGGCATCATCCGCGTCAACCTGTCATGCCGATTGTCTCGCTCGCCACAAATTGCGAGAATGCGGCATGGAGACATCTCAGCGAACGGTTTTCACCTTCGCCACCTTCGTATTCGATCCGGTTACCGGAGAGCTTACGAACCGTGGCCGACGTGTGCCGATCAATCAGCAGATCGCCGACTTGCTGACTCTCCTGCTGGAGAACGCCGGGACGCTGGTAACGCGTGAGCAGATCAAACACGCACTCTGGCCCGACCAGAACTATCTGAACCACGACAAGATTCTGACCAACGCGGTCAGCCGTCTTCGCTACCTCATGGGCGACCGCTCCACCGAACAGCCGTATATCGTCAACATCCCCAAGCGCGGGTATCGCTTTGAGGCGAAAGTTCAACGGGTAGCCCCTGTAGGGAGCACAAACGTTGCCCCTCTGCCCGCCGCCCCGACAGAACTCAGCGCCTTTGCCGCACCCGAGCGCCGCGATCTCCCAGCCGAGAAGCTCACTCCGCCAGCGGAAATTGTTCTGGGATCTGCCGAAAAATCGTTGCCTGGTCGGAGCCTTTGGTATGGGCTGACGGCGTGCCTGGTGCTCGTCGTAGCGTCAGCGGGATGGTACTTCGTCAGCGTACATCGCCAGGTGACGCCACAGATATACGTCACTACCGTCGGCATCCCGCCATTTCAAACCCCCAATGACCCGGCCTCGAAGGAGCTTGCTGAAAGCTTTCGGCTCGATCTGACCGATTCGCTCTCCGACCGCTCGCATGTCGCCGTCCGGGCGGCGCACTCGCTGGAAGCCTTCGATATCGGCTCGCAGGACTTCCGCCAGCGAGCGATCGCTCTGGGGCTGGATGTGCTGGTGCTGGGACACTTCCAGCTACAGCAGGACCGCTGCCAACTGGACCTGGAACTCGTGCACGGCAGCGACCTTTCGCACATCATCACGTTGCAGTACAGCGTTCCGCGCGAGCAGATTGCCCGCCTTCGGGATCAGGTGCAACATGAACTGCCGCAGCAACTTACAGGCGGCCGCAGTACGGAGGCGGCGAGCGGCGTGAGTAATGACGCCGCATATGACGCCTACCTGCGTGCGGGCTATCATCTCTCGCAGCCCTCGCCCGACTCCATGCAGCAGGCCCTGCAGGAGTATAAGCAGGCCATTCGCCTTGATCCGGGATTTGCAAAAGCCTACTCCGGGCAAGCGCGAGCCTACTTCTTTCTTCAGCAGGCCGGAGCCATGCCTGCCGAAGAAAGCCTGAAGCTTGCCCAGGAGTCGGCCCGGAAAGCTCTTGAGTTGGACCCACACTCGGCAGAGCCACACGCCATCCTCGGCCTCATTGCTGCTTTCCACGAGTTCCATCTGGCCGAGGGCGAGAAGGAACTGGCACAAGCGATCTCCATCGATCCGAACCTTCCGTTCTACCGGCAAGGCATGGCGCTGCTCTACTGCGAAGAAGGCCAGTTCACTCGCGCGCTGGCACAACTCGATATTGCTCATGCGAACGATCCGTTCTGGGTTTCGGCCTACATCACGGACGCTCATATCTCGGGGATCGCCGGAAACGCCGCCCGGCTGCAGCAGGACATCGCGAAGCTGCGTCAACTCGCTCCAAACGCAGCGCGCGCGGCAGACTCCATCGCCAACGCAGAGTGGAATATGGGGCAGTACACCGACGCCATTCAGGAGTGGCATGAGATGGCGCTGAAGGAAGGCGACCATGACCGCGCCGTGCTGGAGGAGCAAGGACTTGAAGCCTTTCGCCGTGGCGGCGTCTCGGCCTATGCGCGCGTACGTATTCAGGCAATCCACGACGGCAAAGGAATCGAGTCTCATCCGAACGACTTCGTCCTGGCGGAGTGGTATCCGGTAGCTGGAGAGCGTCAACTCGCGCTCCAGTCCATCCATGAAGCGATCGACCGGCACGACACCTCGATGCTGAGCTTGGCCGTGTTGCCGAACTACAGCAGCCTACGAAACTTGCCGGAGTTCACAGCGCTGGTGAAACAAGCTGGGCTAACGCTGGTGACGACGCCGGTAGCTGCCCACTAAGCTTTGCCAGGAGCAAACGCCCTTCGAGGAGAGCTTGCCTGACGGCATAAGGTGCACACAAACACGAAACCCGCGCCTGCCCTACTCAAGGGAGAAACGCGGGTGAAAGTTTTCGAGTATTTCATCAAGGTGAAGGGATGAAATGGTAGGCACGAATGGGCTCGAACCATCAACCTCTACCTTGTCAAGGGCCACGCACACAGAACGAATAAGCCCGTGAAAGCCGTCTAGCGACCATGCCAGTCGCAAACTGTAAAGTCAGCTCCTCGCTGAGGTGGTGAGGAATCCGAAACGAATGCTCTGGGGCAGTCCTTCCAAGAGTGATTTGTGAGGGTGTGATCGCTAAAACGCACGCAGATGTAGATCCATACTACTGTGCTCCTTACGATGGAATCGTGTATTAGCTGACCGCATCCACGATGTATGACTAAAGATAGATTGCCATATCTGAATATCATTTCTAGGATTCAGCTCACATAAAATACTAGCGATTTTAGTGAAACCTATGACTCATGAAATCTGTTCGCAGATGAGATCGCGTTTCCGCCGCAAGCTTACAGCCGTCCGCTTTGCGTTGACGCACCAACTCGCATTCAGGAGAAGTTTAATGCTGTCCAGGCGGACCCTATTCATATCCATGTTCTGTGTTAGCTGTTGCATCGGCGACCGATTAGTCGGACAGCAGGACGGCACGGGCATCCCTGTTGGAGCCTACCCCTTGGGTGTCCAGGTATCTCATACCGAGTGGGCACACACTCCAACAAGATTGATTGGACATGGAACGGGAACGCTACAGCAAGGCGGCAATTCGCAAGTCATTACTTTCACGCATCATTGCGACGATCCGTTGCTGGGGAATGATCCAAGTAAGGTCTTCCCAGCTCGTTGGATAGTCCAGGGAAGCACGCTTCGCGTGATGTTAC carries:
- a CDS encoding Ig-like domain repeat protein, with protein sequence MSTPYNVRRLLRTTAASALIFFSAVAGSQAQTARPSRVAAINSTTKLPLSGSTARMLAGAADAGRLPGSTQLTSLMLQFSLSSTQQADLDQLLLSQHDPKSAQYHQWLTPTQFNERFGISDADLARVTAWLQSQGFSIVEASPMRVQFSGTSSQVEAAFNTQLHQYTTADTTYFANSTEISLPAALNGVVSDVNGLNSLRPHGNHIKYGGSTTPKSTQMSPNYTAGSGNHYMTPDDVRTIYNVAPLYTAGYTGAGQTIVVVGQSEVVASDISDFRKLFGGNTNLQLTLVPSTGTATFISGDEGESDLDIEYSGAIAKDATINFVYTGTSSNVFTAIQYAIVNDLAPVISVSYGTCETSLSTTTRASYDTLYQQANAQGQTIVVASGDSGATGCDASSNTSATKGLELQFPGASSYVTAIGGTEFNEGSATYWNSTNNSAYGSALSYIPEMVWNDTVASGGLAAGGGGASTVYTKPSWQVATGVPADGKRDTPDISLDSASAHDPYFYCTSAYSASTSCAAGSTYYAGGTSFAAPIFAGILTIYNQATGAAGQGNFNTTLYPLYGTTPSAFHDITVGNNNSPCTSGSTNCPAGTTSIGYSATTGYDLATGLGSIDAYVLATALPKYGTGSQPVISTTTITASIASPYPTQSVTFTATVASTSTAIAGTVQFYVDGTVSGTPVTIANGTATSAGLTLVAGVHNVTAVYSGTTGIAASTGAAAITVQAPAASNTIVTLLSANPNTTTNVSVSATVNATTASAVSGTVQFTVDGTALSTPTTITNGVATVALGQLAAGKHIILSTFAGNTSLAASSGYLAFTVSDGSASTIALSINPTAPTTASKVTATAVLAATATGTVQFSVDGTAVGAAAAVVNGSAAASLSTLTAGTHTIMATYSGDAAFGSSSSSISTNVVSTASAFTLSATNVTLGSNTQAASTVNVTSVSTYAGTVGLTVTGSVPSGVCYAIGSNPSVSAASSATATVNIYTGTSCTSHTNAKSIRVAGFGTTHSGVGIVLTLLAVCAAGLMFRRNRNLAGLACALMLLAGLASITGCSDSGSGTKSIAGTYTLTVNGVDTTTASNTASTTLTLTIQ
- a CDS encoding putative Ig domain-containing protein, translating into MRRLYRFIALFVLTTLSASLAFGQTTAQYSALYSLNSATDGQSLYGHLIQAADGNLWGMSWRAGTGGYGVIFKITTAGVFTPVYSFSNGASGYYPEDSLIQGTDGNFYGTTYLGGNPAGGVIFKLTPSGVYTVLHSFTKATDGSGVFATLVEGTDGALYGTASGGGSLSFGTVFKMTKDGNFTTLHTFTGMNADESNPYVGMIQGDDGLFYGTTNTNETGDTNYFNGSVFSMTADGQTFTTLHHFLTVDGGGSDGALVEGPDGSFYGANHNYGLFLNGDDETGQGSVYKVAKDGTLTVLHLFTGANGDSGRPEGQLTLGTDGNFYGTTTESPSTVYQITPTGTKTILKTMTTSATDGTDPLAAPIFGADGNLYGVAGGGANGVGLIYKAVLTPSVAAPVQLALSASTVTLGGSATLNWTVTNAFSDTMRMCAAFVQNNAVGGGTWTGVQTGVVAGTLWQGQSTIVPTQSGTFTYALTCGGTESGFATLTVPAMTATAPTLSNATVGSAYSASFTTSNGLSPLTWSVSAGALPPGLTVNSSNGAISGTPTLAGTYSFTVTVGDSETSPATFSFPLTLTVTAATPTVVGTPSSFTLTAGQSANAMLALSNFTSSAFTITCAGLPAGSVCTPGTVAGSVGSNTLPLSITTQRSLALVKTQSNGLMLAFAFPGTLAILLAFRRRSMLVRSSALAVLLLGMGFGLSGCSDSPAKTTTYGTPTGSSTVTVTATAGTQTATTTITMTVQ
- a CDS encoding winged helix-turn-helix domain-containing protein; translation: METSQRTVFTFATFVFDPVTGELTNRGRRVPINQQIADLLTLLLENAGTLVTREQIKHALWPDQNYLNHDKILTNAVSRLRYLMGDRSTEQPYIVNIPKRGYRFEAKVQRVAPVGSTNVAPLPAAPTELSAFAAPERRDLPAEKLTPPAEIVLGSAEKSLPGRSLWYGLTACLVLVVASAGWYFVSVHRQVTPQIYVTTVGIPPFQTPNDPASKELAESFRLDLTDSLSDRSHVAVRAAHSLEAFDIGSQDFRQRAIALGLDVLVLGHFQLQQDRCQLDLELVHGSDLSHIITLQYSVPREQIARLRDQVQHELPQQLTGGRSTEAASGVSNDAAYDAYLRAGYHLSQPSPDSMQQALQEYKQAIRLDPGFAKAYSGQARAYFFLQQAGAMPAEESLKLAQESARKALELDPHSAEPHAILGLIAAFHEFHLAEGEKELAQAISIDPNLPFYRQGMALLYCEEGQFTRALAQLDIAHANDPFWVSAYITDAHISGIAGNAARLQQDIAKLRQLAPNAARAADSIANAEWNMGQYTDAIQEWHEMALKEGDHDRAVLEEQGLEAFRRGGVSAYARVRIQAIHDGKGIESHPNDFVLAEWYPVAGERQLALQSIHEAIDRHDTSMLSLAVLPNYSSLRNLPEFTALVKQAGLTLVTTPVAAH